CGCAGCAGAAGGCCGCCTTGACCAGCTTGTCCTTATCTATGCCAAGGACCGTATTCTTTTCAAACATGTGGTTGCGAAAGTCTGCCATATTCTGATCCATGAAGGACGTCTTTTCCCGCATCATGGCAGACCGCGCATTTACAAAGTTAATCTTCTCCATGAAGTTACCGGTGTAAAATTCGCCCATACCCTTGATTACGTTACCGGCTCCCATCTGCCAGCATGCAGTAACTACATTCTGAGGAAGATCAATTGCCAATGCCTTGACTCTAAAGCCCAGCATGGCCACAGACATTCTGGTGCGCAGCCACCGGGTTCCCTTCTCCAATACCGTCAGGCTTTCTCGCTGGTCCGCTGCAATATTAATCAGCCAGTCCTGCAGAGCCTTTGTCGTGCTGACGCCGAAGCGGCTGTCAATTGCGGATATAAAATCCGGGTTCTTGATGATCTTATTAACATCGATGACCGGCTTGCGCATGGCCAGATCATAGTTTACGTTTTGAATATGATTGGTAAACGCTGACCAGTTCAAAAGAAGCGGCCGGTTGACGTGCGACACGCGCCCGCTGGTGTGCCCATGAGATGTCATAGCTGACGCCGTAGGATTAACCTTGAACAGCTGATTGGCCTCCTGCTGGTTCATGGTCACGATGGACTTTCCCGGGTCATACGCGATGGGGTAATATCCGCCCGACATGTCCATTATCACACCATCTTTGGTAAAGACCCTGAACGGAGTAGGCTCTACCATTTTCACGTCAAGTCCGGCGCAGTCGATTTCATGCTGTCTGATTTCCGGTGCATAGGTGTTGAGATAATCCCACACGCCCTGTACCAGTTTCCAGTGCTTTTCCTCCATCACAGAGAAGACCTGCATGGCCAGCTGATCTATCTGCTGATTCTCCATCTCCGTCATTTTCATCCGTCGCTGCTCCGGACTCTTAAAGTAATACCGGAGCCTATCCCGGTTTCCTTCGTTGCCCCAGTTCATGGCCGCCAGAACGATCTCTTCCATGGTCAGATCATTCGGCAGGAAATCAAAGTGATGTTTTTCTCCCTTCATCTTCTCGATGGACTTGCGATCCCACCCCGCATCTCTTATCACTTTTTCAATGTCGGCGATGGACTTCCGGTTCCTGTGGTTCACGTCATCAAGGCCCCGAATGATAGGGTTGAAGATATACTTTATCGCCGGCCCCTGTTCCTCGCCCTTGTCGATAATTCTGAGCAGAGTCTCCGTCTTTACTAGAGAATTGATCGGGATGTCCACCAGCCGCCCCAAACGAGCCATCAGAGAAAGATCCTCCCGCCCCATCTCGGACTGGTTGGGATATCTATTTGTGAGTTCAATTGCCTTGCCTATGATGGCCTTGGTACGTTCTTTCATACTTGCCGTATCCGCATCCGACAGGGCGCGGTCCATCATCTTGCCGACATGCTGCAGGCTCTTGGCGCCGTCCTTAAGATCCCTGAACTCGTTGAGAGATAACCGGCTGTAGTGCTTTGCCTCACCCTTGACAATGCTTTCCGGAACAATTGGCACGAAGTAATTTTCTCTGCAGCTTTCAATAAACGCAGCCAAAGGAGCCGGCGCCGAACCGTCCACCGGCGTGAGCGGCTCATGGCTTAATAGGCCATACTTCGCCAGCAGGTTATCTATTTGGACATTGAAGTTATGGTCAATACTCTTTTCGTTCAGGTTACGCTTGTTGATCTTACCAAAGAAGCGCATACCGACCTGAATTTCCTTTTCAGCTTTCATGGCCTGCATGGCCATAGCCCGCTGCAGGAGTTCTTCGTCCTTGAAAATAATAGCCAGGTCATAGTCGCCCTTGGCCATGGCACGAGTGGCCTTCTTGCCGGCCCTGGTTGCGGCCGCCAGCATTTGCCGCCACTTTCCCGCCTCAGCTATTCGCTGGTTGCCGATGGTTTCCTTGGCTATTTCCCTTGCTACCTTGGCCTTCAGCTTGCCTTGTTGAACCTCCGCGGCCTGCCGTCTGGTATCTCTGGCCTGTTTTTCCTGCGCCTTCGCTACCGCCTTATCCGTACGTTCCTGCGCTTCTCTCGCCTGCCGGGCCTTCTTACGGCCCTCAGCCATAGCCTCCGCAGTGGCCTTTTCATTCTTCGCTCGGAGCTCCTTCGCAGCATTCCTCAAAACCTCAGCCTCAATGCCAATAGCCTCCAGCGTCCTTTCACCGGTTACCATCTGCACCGCAAGGTCCTGAATATTCCCCAGCTCCTGCTCCTTCCACTTCGCCATTCTCGCATCCACGCGGTCCTTAAACTCAGCGGCATAAGACCTGTTATTAAGAACGGCCTGTCGGAGTTCGTCCCCGGACTTCATACCGACAATGTCGGCAATATCGTCAAGGGTCCACTGACCGTCCTTGGTAAACCAGCGCTGTGGCATTTCGGCCACGGCCTTTTCGCCATAGGTCTCAACCGCCTGCGCCCTATTAAGCTTTAAGCCACCCCCGTTTTCCTTCACGAAGTCCGCGCCCAACACGCCCTCCGGTACGGTTCCCCCCTTCTTTGCTTCCATAAGAAGTCTTGCCGCATAGAGGGGTTCCCGATGCATGGCTGCTTCTGTCAGGAAAGTAACCTTGGCCCGTGCTTCCTTTTCCAGTTTTTTAAACGCAGGTGAGAACTCTTTCAGAATACGCTGCTCCATCTTCTTCCGGGCTTCGCGATGTGCATCCTCCAGCAGCTTGGTGTAGTCTTTCATCTCCTTGAGGCCCAGCTCCTTGCCACCAAAGAGACGTTCGGAGTTATAGAACAGTTCCGCGGCATTGAGTTGTTCCTCGGATGCCAGCATACGGTCAAACACCTGACGGATGTCATCGTTAATCGGCAGTTGCTGGCGTGTCAGGGTATTGTAAATCTTCTTCATCCAGCCCTTGAACTTCTCGAAAATACCCACCAGCTCCAGCGAAGGCGCCTTGCCTTCGGAGAGGTAAGCCTCAAAGGCGGAGGTAACCTTCTCTTGCTGGGAGGCGGTCCAGGATTCTCCATCCTTGGCACCCACAAAATTATTGAGGGTCCGGAAGTCTTTTACAACATCCTCGGATGCCCGCCCAGTCTCAATGGCCTGCTGATATAGGTTTACAAAGTGGTGCATCATCTCATGTGGCAGGGTGCTGTAATTGGCATTTTTGTACAGCTCAATAATGGCCTTGCCCTGTTCTGCCGGGATGTATGCGCCGGTGATTTTGGCAGTGTCAAGCGGTCCGCCGTTTGCCTTATTTTCGTCTTGCAGAAGCGGATTTTCTAAGTGAAGTTTTATTGTTTCTTCTTTACCGTTGACTCCGAATAATTTATCGTGTATACTACGAAGTGAAAACGGATTCCCAACAAAATTCGAGGGCCTGGATTCGTCCAGGAGGCTCGTGTTGGACCCGTTTTTTTTCATCCAATTATCAATACCGGCATCACTATCAAAGAATGCTGTTTTAAGATAACTTTTGCCATTAGGTAACACTTCGTAACACACGCCGGCGTTACCTAATGGCGTTTTTATTTTTGCTAAAACAGGTACGCCATTGTAATCCCCCTTAACATTTTCATCCAAATAACCGTCAATGAAGTTTTCGCTATTTTTTTGAATTGCGCCCCATTGTTTTTCCGTGAGGCCGTGCCTGTTATCAATATGCATCGCGTCATCATGAGCAAGTGCTATACGCGATCCTTGCGTGCCGTTAAATTCATATTTGATTTTCCCCCTACCATCTTCCGTAAGCACGGTTCCTTTAACTTTCTTAAAAAAGCTATATAATCCGTCCGCTTTTACAAGCTTCATTGCTTGAAGCAATGTCTGGGCAGATGCCCGTTCATCGGCAATACGGGCAGGATCATAAGCCTCGCGTCGAACCACGCCCAAATTGTCCATGGCCTCGGAAACATCCTTGTAGCCCAATACTTTGAGCAGACCCCGGTCCTCGGCTCTGGTAAACATGGTATGAATCAGGTTCGCCTGACCTTCTATGATACGTTCAGAGGCATCCGGATATACAGAACGAACGTAATCCACGGCCTTTTGATAGGACGGAGATTCCTTGTCGATCCCCTCGCCCTTGGCCATTTCCTCTGCCTGCTTCTGAAGCTCTTTGAAATACTCGGTGGTTTCCGCGATTTCCCGGTCCGTAAATTCGCCCATGCGAACGTCCTTGGCCAGACCTTTGATATGCTCGGTACCGGAATATTCCTTGATAAAATCAGAGGTTTTTACGTTGATGTCCTGTCCCTGCTGCAGCGCTGTTTGAAGCTCTTCTTCCGTAACTCCCAACTTCTTGGCTTCCGCAGCCGCCCGGTTCACATTTTCAGAGTCTATCTCCTGAAAATACGCCACGAACTCCTTGGCCGGAATACCGACCGTCTCCAGCTTGGAGCCTTCCACTATTCCGCCGATCATGTCCCCGATAGCGTTCTTTGACCGCCTGGCGGTCTTTGTTTCGCTGACCGCTTTATCAATAGCATTCAATGCATCCGCGGTACTTGTCGCGGGCCGTGAGCTCTCCGGTGCCTTAGGCATAACGGTGCGCAAAGCCGCACCACCGGCAAGAGTCACACCGGACAAGGTAACCGCGGTAGGAACAAACTCGGTTGTAGCATGGAGTATCTGCTCCGCGGCTCCCGGTTCGTCGCTGTGGTCAAATTCCAGCCCGCTCAGCTCCTCGGCCGTCTTACGTCCGGCCAGTTCCACGGCTTTGGTGCCGCCGCCGAAAATGAGTGACTGTTCTGCTGTGGACTCGGCAAGATTCTTCACAAATACCTTCCATGCCGCTTTCTTCGTTTCAGGATTATTCAGAACGGCTTCGGGGACCGCGCCCTTAAATGCGGCATATACTTCCCCGGAGGCCGGTATTCTTGAAAACAATCTGGTTATCCCGCCGGCACCGAGAACGGCATTGCCGCCGCCCGCGAGCAGCGCGCCGTAATATGCGCTGTCCGCGGACATATACCGACCGTCTGCGCTCTTTTCACCAATGCTGTCAAGGTATTGGTTACCCATAGCGCGGGCGCCCATTGAATATGCCAGTCCGCCTCTAAATCCAAAGCCGAATCCGGTCAGAGCTCCCGGTATTGCCCCGACACCGGCGCCGGCTAAACCCACCCCGGCGCCGATAGCTGCCCCGCCCGCACCCGTAACGAGACCAGCCTCCACGTCATTGGCCATACCGGCAATGCCTCCGATAATATTGGCCATGTTCCAGCTGAACGGGTTATACCATTTGCTTTCCGGGTCCTGATATTTTTTGGCAAGCTCCTCCCTGCGCTTGTTGATGTTCTCCAGCTCCACCCGCTGATCCGCGGTAATGGTTGTCATATCCTGACCGTTGTGCATCATTTCCCGGCCGATCTCTGACCTCCTTAACTCAATATCCGCCAGCTCCAGATGGTCCCGGACACTTGCGACAGTATCCTCTACAAACTTCAACGGCTTAATATCATCCCACGACTGGGCCATGTTCTTCTGGTCTGTCAGATATTTGGCCGTGGCCGGATTATCCGCCACAAAAGTATCCCAGTCCTCCGGACTGTTCTGTTTCTGCCTGGCCGTCTGAAGCGCGACGTCCATAAGCTCACTGTCCGTTATGCCGCTCTGAATCAGAGCGCGTTTCTGCGCGTCGTCATGTATCCCTAAAATGCCGGCGGCTTCGTTTAACCTGGCCGCTTTTTCGGTATCCGTCTTCTGCATGGCATTGCCGGCATAGAGTGCCGCTACCCTGTTCCTAATTTCCTGATTATTATTGGCATAGGCATCGGCAAGCTCGGGGCTGTAAGAAGAAGGACCGGAGCTGAACATTTTACCGATCCTATCAAAAATACCGCCGCTTGTATTTGCCTCGACGCGCTGCCGAACTTCTTCAGCCGATACCTGCACGCCGGTATCTTTGTCTATGTATATTGTCCCCTGAGCGGTTTGTCGTGCTATTACTGGCATAATCCGTTCTCCTTTAGCTGTTCATTACTTCCCACTCTTGCGTCTCCATGTTATACCGCATCGTGTTGCCGTTCGGGTCCAAGACTCCGTATTCCGTTACAGTCCAATTGTACGGAACATCCGCCCGTTTAATATTTTGGCCGCTGAATGGGAGCATGTTCTTATTTATAGTTAAACCGGAAGCCTCATTCTGCACAAAGGCTCGAACATCGGCAAGATCAAGCGGCGCCTCGCCAGCCTCCTGCCGGCGTTCCGATTCTTTGTTGAGCTTCTCGCGTACATAGGACTTTTCCATGCCGGTCAATTTCAAAGAACCGCATACATCGTTGAAGGTCTTCTCATTGTCAGAATTCTTTCCCCATGCATAGGCGTCTTTCAGACTTCCGCCGATTCCCAGCGAATTCTGGATGGCGTACTGTTCTTTCGGATTCAATCCATAGGCTTTGGCCGCTTCTAAAATATCTGCACTGCTCGCGTCCGGATTTAGCAGTCTCCAAGCGTAGAAATCTTTTGAGGCCTGTTCTGCTTCCCGGTATTCTTGTTGATGCCGGTACCCCTCATCGGAACGGGTATCCGACACGGTAGCGCTGGCAACGGCTTTAATGACAGTATTTATATCTGTCGGAGTCATATTCGGGTAGTTAGACCTTACGAGCTCTTCAACCTGGCTGATATATTCCATTCCCTTTGCAGCCGGAATAAGCGCATTAATCGCGTTCTGGAGGTTGTCGTCATGGCCCATTTTTATAACACCCGCCTGGCGAATCAAGGCCTTATATGCCGCATTGTAAATCTTTTCGTTATATGCGGATACTTCAACCTCTTCGTATTGCATCGGCCCGCCTGCGCTGAGACTTCTCTTCAATCCGCCTAGATGGAGGTGATAACCGGAGCCTGCGTTGTGGTAAAGTACCTCGGAAAAATCCCCGCTTTGCTCAAAATACTCCCTGATTTCATCCGCCTTAGCAGCTGAAGTACCCCGCGGCAAGACTATGTCCAATGCGTCTCCGCCATTACCGCTGTCGATATGATGTGAAGTCGGAGAACCGTTCACCTCTGCATTGTGCTCCGGCGTACGCGCACCGGATGAAATCTCGCCTTCAATACCGAACTTGCTGTATAGGATTCCGCCTATGATCGGTATAGCGGACTGCCAGCCCGGTTTAAGGGCCTGTACCTGGGCATCTATATTCGGACCCTGCGTGCGCATATCACGGGCTATTACAGCCGCATTGCCTCTGGACTTAAACTCTTCATATGTGTCCAAAACCTTTTGCACGTAGTCCTGCGTTTCTTTATATGGCGGGGTGCCGTTATAGTCTTTAACCGCCTGCGGTCCTGCATTATAAGCTGCAATCGCTTTATGGACGTCCCCGCCGAAAGTATCCAGCAGCTCCTTGATGTACCGGGCACCGCCATCAATATTGCCGGCTTTATCATGGGGATCAACACCAAGTCCTGCCGCCGTCCCGGGCATGAGCTGCATGATCCCGATGGCACCGGCTTCTGAAACTGCATCCTGGTTATAGCCGGATTCCGTAGAAGCGATGGCCGCCACCAGAAGCGGATCAACGCCATATGCTGCCGCTGCATTATTAATCAGGGTATCCGTAGCGCTGTCGCCGGAGTACCCGCCGCTTCCTCCGACAGCTCTTCTAACCTTCTTTTTCATATTAGGCCCGCAAGTATTCTCTAGGTCTTCCAAGGCTTTAGGCAAATTTATTGTGCCGTCGGGATTCCTATAATCCGGATTATTCAAATAAGAGCGAACGATCTGTTCACCCTCCATCAGGGTTTTAAGCTCACCGCTCATACGCGCCGCCCTAACCTCCGCATCCGCCGTTACCTTGCCGTGTCCCGCTTCTACCAGCTCAAACAGCCCCTGCGTATCGCCGTTGGCATTGAGAATTTCGGCCATCTTCACGTAAGACTCGCTCAATTTCGTTTGTATCGTCTGATCCGCCGTTTCGGAAGACATTCCGACGAAGTGCATATAGTCCGCCTTATTCGTTTGCGCCTGAAGAGCCAACGTCAAAAAAGACGTTGCGCTTGGAGCAGTCATGGCGGCTTCTTCTGCATTGGCGTAATTCGTGCCGATATCCTGAATGTATGCCGCATTTACCTCCTGCCCCTCATTCCTGGATACCGTATTTCTGTATTGAGAAAGCCAGCCGGCAGTCCTCTCATACAGCTTGGCCTTCATACTCTCGGAAGGCATATTGTCCATAGCTTCTTTCAGCCGCTTCTCCGCTATCTGGTCATAGGCCATAGTAGCCCCCTGCGCTTGGTGCCCTTTTTTCATGGCCAGCCCGCTATCCGGGTTATGTATAACGTCATTTATATACGCCCGCAGTTCATTCTCCTGACGCACCACCGCATTATCATCGGCCATCTGCTGCATCTTGATCGCGTGCTCGGCCAGCATGTTACCCAGTTTGGACAGATTCTCGCCGAAGCCGGCCTGCTCCTTGGCGACTGTGGTGCCGAAAGCTGAGGGCGATCCCTGGGGAATCTGGGGATTAATGGTGGCCGTATAGCTGGCCTGTCGCTGATATGTAGGTATTTCGTTGTTTAGCGAAGCCATGAGAATCCACCTCTCTGTCTATTCGGCCAACCCGGATATGTTGACATAGGCGTCGTGCTGTTGTACTGCGGGACCGGTGCGGGAGCTGCAGCGGCAGACCTTCCTCCACTCCGCCCCATGCTGGTTTGTCCCCAGCTCAGCATGTTGTTGGCAAATTGACTGCCGGCAGAAAGGATACCGGAATAATACGCAATTTTACCCGCAGCGCGTTCCCCGGCTGCCTGCCCCTTATACTGAGCCACCTGAATTTTGTTGGTCGCCCTCAGGTTCTGCATCTGAACGTCCGCATTGTACTGAATGGCCAGCGCATCCATCTCGGAACGGGTTATGGAGTCATCCAGCAGATTCTGATATGTAAAAGAGTTCGAAGCCAGACCGCGGCTTGCCATGGCAGCCTTCTGCGCCTTGGTCGTAGAAAGGCCCTTTATCCGGGCTTCGGACGCCTGCATGCCGGCGTTATGAGCAACAGAGTCCACAGCATTCTCCGTCATTATGGTATTCAGCTCACCCATGGAATTCAGATAATCCGCATTGGCGTTATGATAATTCCGCTGCGCTTTTGCAGCCGTAATGCCGCCCATGAGCTGGAGCCCGGAGCCCACCACCATCCCCGCCGTTGACGTACACATATTGCTCACCTCCAAATAAAAAACCGCTTGAACGCTCGCCCAAGCAGTGTTATATTCTCCTTCTCGAACTGTGCCCCAAGGCGTTTCAGCCAGCGCACAGACTCCTTATGGTCCATACATATGACATTGGTCAGATAGGTATACCGGACCATCAAATCATTTTTTAGAATGTCAAAAGACTTTATCATAAACTCCTTCGGATAGCTGTTAATCCTGTCCGTACCCAAAAGCCAGAACACCGCCCCGCCATCGGGCAAAGGCTTGGAGCCCATAGCGCCTATAGGCTCCCCGTCCGCAAAAAACA
This portion of the Selenomonas sp. TAMA-11512 genome encodes:
- a CDS encoding D-Ala-D-Ala carboxypeptidase family metallohydrolase encodes the protein MRTQGPNIDAQVQALKPGWQSAIPIIGGILYSKFGIEGEISSGARTPEHNAEVNGSPTSHHIDSGNGGDALDIVLPRGTSAAKADEIREYFEQSGDFSEVLYHNAGSGYHLHLGGLKRSLSAGGPMQYEEVEVSAYNEKIYNAAYKALIRQAGVIKMGHDDNLQNAINALIPAAKGMEYISQVEELVRSNYPNMTPTDINTVIKAVASATVSDTRSDEGYRHQQEYREAEQASKDFYAWRLLNPDASSADILEAAKAYGLNPKEQYAIQNSLGIGGSLKDAYAWGKNSDNEKTFNDVCGSLKLTGMEKSYVREKLNKESERRQEAGEAPLDLADVRAFVQNEASGLTINKNMLPFSGQNIKRADVPYNWTVTEYGVLDPNGNTMRYNMETQEWEVMNS